CAAACCCAAATCCATTACATTAGGTTTTGTAAAACTTGATGTAAACATGAAAAACATCAATAATAAAAAATTTAAATCGACCATCGGAGTCATATCGATTTTGATAGGTTTTTTGTTTTGTTTGCCTCCTGATTTTTCTTTTGTAATAACTTCAGCCATAATTCAGTTTTTTAAATGTTGAACGAATTTTTAGAATCAATGAAATTTTATTTCACTTTAAATTGATTCGATGCAAAGTTTATACCTAAATTTTTATTTTGGTGTTAAATTATGAAAATTAATATTCATTTTAATAATTTATTGATGTATTCATTAAAAAAGCCTTATCAAAATGAATTGATAAGGCTTAGATTTATAATTGATTATCTTATTTGTTATTCTTGAAATAATTAACCCCACATTCCAGGAATTTTTTAAATTTCTCTTTTTCCATATAACCAGAAACCGGAGTATTGATCACTTTTCCATCCGGAGTTAAAAGAACGTAATGAGGCTGCGAATTATTATTAAAATTAGCGGTCTGGAACAAACTCCATCTGTCACCAATTGTTTTTACTTTTTTCACCTGTCCATCTCCCAAATCGATTTTGGTTTTTTGATCTTCAGGGAGCTCTTCTTTGTCGTCTACATAAAGAGAAGCAAGTACAACGTCGTTCTGAAGAATTGGTAAAATATCCGGCTCACTCCAAACGAATTCCTCCATTTTTCTACAGTTTTCACAACCGTAACCAGTGAAGTCAATTAGAATAGGTTTGTTTTCTTTTTTGGCGAGTTCAATAGCATTAAAGAAATCATGTTCAGGATGCATTCCCAGAATTCCGTCTTTTTCGTCATGGAAATAACTTACATTCAAAGGAGGCAAAATTCCGCTTAATAGTGCTAGTTTTGGTCTTTCTGCAGGAATTAAACCCTGAATTAAATAAACAACAAAACCAATTCCTAAAACTCCAATGATCTTTCTTGTAATAGAAATTTTCGGTTTCTTATCATCGTGAGGGAATCTTATCAATCCAAATAAATAAATAACCAATCCGATGGCAATTACAATCCAGATTGCAATGAAAAGCTCTCTTTTAATTAAGAATGTCTTAGAAACTAAGTCTGCTTTTGATAAGAATTTTAAAGCTAAAGCCAATTCCACAAAACCTAAAACTACTTTCACGGTATTCATCCAGCCTCCCGATTTTGGAAGACTTTGTAAAGCTTGCGGGAATAACGCCAATAATCCGAAAACAATCGCCCAAGCCAATCCGAAACCAGCCAAAGCAAATGTTAATAACATCGGAACGTTTGCCGAACCTGTAATGGCACTTCCCAATAAACTTCCCAAAATAGGACCTGTACAAGAGAAAGAAACAATGACTAAAGTTAAAGCCATGAAGAAAATACCAATCATTCCGCCTGCTTCTTCTGCTTTTGAAGATTTGTTGGCAATAGAGCTTGGTAAAGTAATATCGTAGTATCCGAAAAAACTTCCTGCGAAGAAAATAAAGATGATGAAGAAAACGATATTCAGCCAAACGTTGGTAGAAATTTCGTTGAAAATATTTCCTGCAATTCCATCAATTAAATGGAAAGGAAGGCTTAATAAAACAAAGATTAAAAGGATGAAAAATCCATAAACCAAAGCATCTCTTTTCCCTTTTGCCGGGTTTTTATTCCCTTTTGTAAAGAAAGAAACCGTTAATGGAATCATCGGGAAAACGCATGGTGTCAACAAAGCGATTAATCCTCCAATGAAACCTAATAGAAGATACGTCCAGTAATTTTCATCAATTTTTGAAGAACCTGTTCCACAATCTGTTAATGGTTTTGAGATATCAATAGAAGCTACTTTTAATTGTTTAGGATCTAATTTTGCGGTCTCAACAATTGTAGAATCTCCTTTTACAGGATTTCCGGTAAGCGTTTCAACAACTTTAGCAGAATCTTTAGTTGCCTCAGTTTTGTCATCAGCTACAGCTTCTTCGGTCACTCCGGTTGGAGTAATTTTTTTGTTGAATTCTAAAGTATTCGGAGCAAGACAAACTCTGTCGTCACACGTTTGATAAGTAATTTCTGCAACTACATCTCCAGCTTTTGTTGGGTCTTTCAGTTTAAATTTTTGCTTAAAACCTGCAGAATTGGAATAGTAAATAATCGTTCCTCCAAAAGCTTCAGAAAATTCTTCATGCTTTTTTCCGACTTCCTGAAATTTTCCAATCAGTTCAATGTTTTTTCCCGAAACCACATATTCTGTAGGGATTCCTGTGTCTTCAGGAATATCTCTTGAGTAAATATGCCATCCGCTTTCCAGTGTAGCATTCAAAACGGCTTCGTATTGGTTGTTACCTAATTCGTTGACGGTGAATTTGAATTTTACGGGGTTTTTTATTTGTGCATTAATTCCTGTTGCCAAAAACAGGAGAATTAGTAAAAACCAGTTTTTAAATTTCATTTTACTTTTCATTAAAAATTATGAGAACCTTCCTCGTTTTCTCATCTTTTGCGTGTCGCCGATCTTGTCTGAACGGAATAATGCCTAAAATGGCGTCATCTCCATCAGTCAGAAGCCAGATTTTTTGCTTCGCTAAAATAGACAATTTTTCGTCCTTAAAAAATTTCGAAACTTTCTTTTTTCCTGAGAAACCAATAGGACAAAACCAATCTCCCTCTTTTTTTTTGCGAAGTTTTAGCGGATGAATGATTTTTTCGGCATCAAATTCCCAGTTAAAGTTCGTAATGATTCCGTTAATACTCTCACTAAATTCTGAAATATCGATGCTTAATTGATTTTGATTCAATTCAGTGATATTAGTTAAAAGAATTTCTTTATAAATTTCAGGATTCAAATTTAATTGTATGAAAATCAATTCGTTTCTATTGATAATTAATTTAAATTCTTTTGAATAAAATCCACTTCCAGTTTTAGCTTTGAAGATTTTTTCAATTTCTTCAGGTTGATTAAATCCATATTTTCTTAAAATCTCAAACTGGGTAAACTCAGTTTCCTGATTCAGTTTTTCTTTGTTTAAGACAATGTTTCCTTCAGCTTTTATTAATAGTCTTTTCTCAATTTCATCAATTTGATGACTAACAAAATTTTTAGTTTGATTTAAATATGAAACACTTTTTCTAAAGTTCTCCAAAAACCGTTCATTGGTTTCAGAAAGTTTAGGAACCAATTCATTCCTGATTTTATTTCTCAGATAATCACTTTTTTTATTGGAAAGATCTTCGCGGAAATTAATATTGTTTTCTTCAGCAAATTGGTAAATTTCTTCTTTTGAAAAATTTAATAATGGTCTCAGAATATTTTTTTCATTTGCAGGGATTCCGCTTAAACCATTAATTCCGGAAGCTTTTGAAAGATTGATAATAAAGGTTTCTAACTGATCATTTAAATGATGAGCGGTTACCAAAAAATCCAGATTTTCTTTCTCCTGAATTTCTCGGAAGAATCGGTAACGAAGTTCGCGCGCCCAAAGCTGAATAGAATTTTCTGGCTGCTCATCTTTTTCCGAAACTTCATATAAATGAAATTTAATATTATTCTTGTAGCAAAAATCTTCGACTACTTTCTGGTCGGAATCAGAATCTTCACCACGAAGTTTGTAATTAATATGCGCAACCTGAAACTCGTATCCCGAACCTTGTAATTCATTAAAAAGATACGCTAAAACCATAGAATCTGCACCTCCGCTTACCGCTAAAAGATAGGTTGGGTTATCTGATAATTGAATGAGATTTTGAAGCTGTTCTTCAAATGCGGATTGTGTAAGCATAATGCTCAGAATTTCTTTTGTACAAAGATAATCCTAATTATTAAAATGAATTTTGTTACCTTTGAAATCGTTTAAAAAGTTTATTTATGAAGATTTTTAAAATTTTAGTAGCTTCAGTAGTGGTGTTGGGAATGACATCTTGCGTTAGTAAGAAGCAGTATGATGCTCTAAGTGGCAACTACAAACAGTGTATTGAAAATATTGGTGAGAGACAACGTGAAATTCAGGATCTGAAAGGTCAGAATTCAACATTGACGGCGGAAAATAACTTATTAAAAAGTCAGCACGATGCTTTGAAATCATCTTTGGATGCTTGTCTTTCAAACACAGGAAAGAGCTCGGCAAATATTGATAAATTGGTTGGTGAGATCAATGCGTCAAATTCTTATATCAAACAGTTGATTTCTGCAAATGCTAAAAACGACAGTTTAAATTTAGCGTTATCAAACAAGTTGAAAAGATCTTTGGATAATGTAACTGATCAGGATGTTCAGGTAAAAGTTCTTAAAGGTGTTGTAATGATTTCATTGTCAGATAAATTATTATACAAAACAGGAGATTACAACGTTTTACCTGCAGCTCAGGAAGTTTTGGGTAAAGTAGCAAAAGTAATCAACGATTATGATAAGTATTCTGTATTGATTGAAGGTAACACAGATAATGCGCCATTAAGCTCTGCAAATTTACCGAGAGACAACTGGGATCTTTCTGCATTGAGAGGTACAGCGATTGCTAAAATATTGCAGACTCAGTTTGGGGTAGATCCTGCAAGAATTACAGCAGGTGGTCGTTCTGAATACAATCCTAAAGCTACCAACATGAGTATTTCTGGAAGATCTGAAAACAGAAGAACAGAGATTATCATCATGCCTAAGCTGGATGAGTTTATGAAATTGATGGATATCACTCCTAAGAAATAATAAGACAAAACTTAAATAAAGAATTCCGATAAGCGATTATCGGAATTTTTTGTTTTCAAACTACATCTTCTTTTTTAAGAAGCTTTATAATCTGATCTAAGAAAAAACTGCGTCTTCTTTTACGGGAACTAATTTTTGTGGATGACGATTGGGTAATCGTGTAATTCTTTTCGCCATTCACGGGTAACAAATTTGTTTTCATCATCTTCATTCGAGTATTCTTACCTCTTTCTCTTATTTTGCAGTACCACAAAGTTATCAGCCTATCATCAGGAAAACAATCCGTATTTTTACGGATATTTTTTTGGAGATTATATTTTGATTTAAGACCCAGAATTATTTTAATTAAATTTGAACAAATAAAAAAATAATGAGTTTTTTTGAAGAAAAAAATCCGGAAATGGATCGGTATCTGGAAAATCATGCTTCGTCTGAGCCTGAAATTCTTAAAAAATTAAGAAGAGAAACTTTTCAGAAAACCACTCAGCCACATATGATTTCCGGTTATCAGCAGGGAAGGCTTCTAACGATTATTTCTAAAATGCTGAATCCTAAAAACGTTTTAGAAATAGGAACTTTTACAGGATATGCCACACTTTGCCTTACAGAAGGTTTGTCTCCAGAAGGAAAAATAACGACGCTTGATGTAAATGAAGATTTGGCTTATCTCCCAAGAAAATATTTCTCTGAAAGTAAATTTTCAAACCAAATTGATTTTAAAATTCAGGATGCAAAAGAATTTCTACGGAATACCGATGAGGTTTTTGATCTGATTTTTATTGATGCCGATAAAGAGAATTATGCTGAATATTTCAGATTAATTAAACCAAAGACAAAATCAGGCTCTGTGGTTCTGTTTGATAATGTACTTTGGTATGGGAAAGTTTTAGAAGAAAACCCGAAGCAGAAATCTACCCAGATCATTAAAGAACTTAATGATTTGGCGGCAAAAGATGATGATTTTGAAAATCTTATTCTACCTTTGCGTGATGGAGTAAACTTTCTAAGAAGAAAGTAGAATTTAAAGATTTAAAAATTAAAAATAATTTAAAGATTTTACATCATCTGATTTTTTAATATTTGAATCATTCAATCTTTAAATCAAAAATTGATGGATAAAGGAATTTGTATCGTGACTGTTGCGCCTGTTCGTTCCGAAAATTCGGATAGAGCAGAAATCGTTACCGAAATTTTGTATGGTGAAAGTGCAGATATTTTGGAAGTAAATAAAAACTGGACGAAAATAAAAATGCACTACGACGGCTATGAAGGCTGGATGGATACCAAACAAATCAAACCTGTCACCGAAGAATATCTTGCTAACAGAAAAGTAACACTCATTACAGAAGATTTTTCTTCGGTAATGACTCTTGAGGGAAAAACATTGTTGTCAATGGGTTCTGAAGTAGAGTTTCCGGCTGTTGCATCCAGAAGAAGTCATGATGTACGTGAAAGTGTTGCTTTGACTGCAAAAGAATTTCTTAACATTCCTTATTTGTGGGGTGGAAAAAGTTTTTTTGCGGTTGACTGTTCCGGTTTTGTACAGTTGGTTTATAAAATTCATAATGTGAAAATGCCTAGAGATACTTATCAACAAGCAGAAATAGGAGAGACTTTGAGTTTTGTAGAAGAAAGTCAGCCGGGAGATTTAGCTTTTTTCGAAAATTCTGAAGGCAAAATTATTCATGTAGGGATTATGCTCGACAATCAAAAAATTATCCATGCTTCCGGAAAAGTAAGAATAGATACGCTCGATTCTAGCGGGATTTTTAATAAAGAAATGAATAAACATACTCACAAACTGAGAGTCATTAAAAGCATTCTTTAAACTTTTATGGAAACTGTGATTCTTACTGTTTTTGATATTCTGAATTTAGTATTGATTCTGCTTTTATGGATTTATATTTTAAGAATATTTAAAAAACTTCCTGAGAAAATTCCGACTCATTTTGATCTTGAAGGAAAACCCGATCATTTTGGAGGGAAAAGATTTGCTTTTTTTCTCCCTGTTTTATCGGTCATATTTTATGTGGTTTTCTTTTTTATAACAAAATATCCCGAAACCGGAAATTTTCCGTTTGAGATTACAGAGGTAAATCAGAAAATGCAGTTTTTCATCATGATTTTTCTGTTGAAATGGCTTTTGTTTCTTATTTTATTGATGTTTTTAAATATTCAGGATTATACAGTTCGATACAGTTTAAATTCAGACTCGAAAGCAAGAGTTTACATTTTATTATTTATTCCTTTTATTTTTATCAGCGTAATGGCCGCTATA
Above is a genomic segment from Chryseobacterium mulctrae containing:
- a CDS encoding DUF1648 domain-containing protein, which codes for METVILTVFDILNLVLILLLWIYILRIFKKLPEKIPTHFDLEGKPDHFGGKRFAFFLPVLSVIFYVVFFFITKYPETGNFPFEITEVNQKMQFFIMIFLLKWLLFLILLMFLNIQDYTVRYSLNSDSKARVYILLFIPFIFISVMAAIISAYIYQ
- a CDS encoding C40 family peptidase, producing the protein MDKGICIVTVAPVRSENSDRAEIVTEILYGESADILEVNKNWTKIKMHYDGYEGWMDTKQIKPVTEEYLANRKVTLITEDFSSVMTLEGKTLLSMGSEVEFPAVASRRSHDVRESVALTAKEFLNIPYLWGGKSFFAVDCSGFVQLVYKIHNVKMPRDTYQQAEIGETLSFVEESQPGDLAFFENSEGKIIHVGIMLDNQKIIHASGKVRIDTLDSSGIFNKEMNKHTHKLRVIKSIL
- a CDS encoding OmpA family protein gives rise to the protein MKIFKILVASVVVLGMTSCVSKKQYDALSGNYKQCIENIGERQREIQDLKGQNSTLTAENNLLKSQHDALKSSLDACLSNTGKSSANIDKLVGEINASNSYIKQLISANAKNDSLNLALSNKLKRSLDNVTDQDVQVKVLKGVVMISLSDKLLYKTGDYNVLPAAQEVLGKVAKVINDYDKYSVLIEGNTDNAPLSSANLPRDNWDLSALRGTAIAKILQTQFGVDPARITAGGRSEYNPKATNMSISGRSENRRTEIIIMPKLDEFMKLMDITPKK
- the tilS gene encoding tRNA lysidine(34) synthetase TilS; this encodes MLTQSAFEEQLQNLIQLSDNPTYLLAVSGGADSMVLAYLFNELQGSGYEFQVAHINYKLRGEDSDSDQKVVEDFCYKNNIKFHLYEVSEKDEQPENSIQLWARELRYRFFREIQEKENLDFLVTAHHLNDQLETFIINLSKASGINGLSGIPANEKNILRPLLNFSKEEIYQFAEENNINFREDLSNKKSDYLRNKIRNELVPKLSETNERFLENFRKSVSYLNQTKNFVSHQIDEIEKRLLIKAEGNIVLNKEKLNQETEFTQFEILRKYGFNQPEEIEKIFKAKTGSGFYSKEFKLIINRNELIFIQLNLNPEIYKEILLTNITELNQNQLSIDISEFSESINGIITNFNWEFDAEKIIHPLKLRKKKEGDWFCPIGFSGKKKVSKFFKDEKLSILAKQKIWLLTDGDDAILGIIPFRQDRRHAKDEKTRKVLIIFNEK
- a CDS encoding O-methyltransferase, which produces MSFFEEKNPEMDRYLENHASSEPEILKKLRRETFQKTTQPHMISGYQQGRLLTIISKMLNPKNVLEIGTFTGYATLCLTEGLSPEGKITTLDVNEDLAYLPRKYFSESKFSNQIDFKIQDAKEFLRNTDEVFDLIFIDADKENYAEYFRLIKPKTKSGSVVLFDNVLWYGKVLEENPKQKSTQIIKELNDLAAKDDDFENLILPLRDGVNFLRRK
- a CDS encoding protein-disulfide reductase DsbD family protein, translated to MKFKNWFLLILLFLATGINAQIKNPVKFKFTVNELGNNQYEAVLNATLESGWHIYSRDIPEDTGIPTEYVVSGKNIELIGKFQEVGKKHEEFSEAFGGTIIYYSNSAGFKQKFKLKDPTKAGDVVAEITYQTCDDRVCLAPNTLEFNKKITPTGVTEEAVADDKTEATKDSAKVVETLTGNPVKGDSTIVETAKLDPKQLKVASIDISKPLTDCGTGSSKIDENYWTYLLLGFIGGLIALLTPCVFPMIPLTVSFFTKGNKNPAKGKRDALVYGFFILLIFVLLSLPFHLIDGIAGNIFNEISTNVWLNIVFFIIFIFFAGSFFGYYDITLPSSIANKSSKAEEAGGMIGIFFMALTLVIVSFSCTGPILGSLLGSAITGSANVPMLLTFALAGFGLAWAIVFGLLALFPQALQSLPKSGGWMNTVKVVLGFVELALALKFLSKADLVSKTFLIKRELFIAIWIVIAIGLVIYLFGLIRFPHDDKKPKISITRKIIGVLGIGFVVYLIQGLIPAERPKLALLSGILPPLNVSYFHDEKDGILGMHPEHDFFNAIELAKKENKPILIDFTGYGCENCRKMEEFVWSEPDILPILQNDVVLASLYVDDKEELPEDQKTKIDLGDGQVKKVKTIGDRWSLFQTANFNNNSQPHYVLLTPDGKVINTPVSGYMEKEKFKKFLECGVNYFKNNK